A stretch of Fusarium poae strain DAOMC 252244 chromosome 2, whole genome shotgun sequence DNA encodes these proteins:
- a CDS encoding hypothetical protein (TransMembrane:14 (i55-81o93-111i123-141o147-169i181-204o210-232i244-262o274-293i313-333o353-371i378-397o403-428i440-460o480-500i)), giving the protein MTTTQTITEAPFESILLEDRNRNHNATEQQENRQARRVFEADPAFTITLATRRMIIALLVCANTVQFVSNAVTIAGGLALSKDLGRESGPGKANWMVASYPLTQGAFVLVTGRLGAIYGHKQLSLLGCAIFTLFSFVNAFVKTYDSFIAIRALTGIGGGVFMPNAVSIITTMVPPGQSRNVVLGFFAASPPLGGMVGALVTGVFMDRVNWMWLFILIAGVSALILAWLAWLMPKETPVDKGGHIDVPGIFMGLGSLLLFNVVCNQAPSAGWNAPYEIALIILSVLLFAAFLIWEKDYAKDPIMPLSIFQAPTFLALIFVVLLSYMAFGIGIWYSVAWQQLLRGVSLTQTGLHFIPFGLSAILAVFVAAWLIPRVAAQWIMAIGVLVTFAGNILLATMPVQQTFWAQLFPAMVLYGFCPDLVYVAAQVIASNSVSRRQQGIASSLIGTLNLYGNSLGQGFAGTIETEVGINNDDEVRGYRAALYFAAGLALLGLALDIVFVRLPKDQREGWDDPSEEDEQGIDGVTTAIEVERSV; this is encoded by the exons ATGACGACTACACAGACTATCACGGAAGCTCCATTTGAGTCTATCCTTCTTGAGGATAGAAACAGGAATCATAATGCCACAGAACAGCAAGAAAACCGTCAAGCGAGACGTGTCTTTGAAGCTGATCCCGCCTTTACCATAACTTTGGCTACAAGGCGAATGATCATTGCTTTGTTGGTGTGCGCCAATACTGTGCAG TTCGTCTCTAATGCAGTTACTATTGCCGGCGGTCTCGCACTGAGCAAAGACCTTGGGCGTGAATCTGGTCCCGGGAAGGCAAACTGGATGGTAGCATCGTACCC ACTTACACAAGGCGCATTTGTGCTAGTGACAGGCCGTCTTGGTGCGATCTATGGTCATAAGCAGCTAAGTCTTCTTGGATGTGCCATCTTTACCCTATTCTCGTTTGTCAACGCTTTCGTCAAGACATACGACTCTTTCATTGCCATACGCGCTCTCACAGGCATAGGAGGTGGTGTTTTCATGCCTAATGCTGTGTCTATAATCACCACTATGGTACCGCCTGGTCAATCGCGAAATGtcgtcttgggctttttTGCAGCGTCACCCCCTTTGGGTGGCATGGTTGGCGCACTGGTCACCGGCGTCTTCATGGATCGAGTGAATTGGATGTGGCTATTTATCCTCAT TGCAGGTGTTTCCGCGTTGATACTGGCCTGGCTAGCCTGGCTCATGCCAAAGGAGACCCCAGTTGATAAAGGAGGGCATATTGATGTTCCCGGCATCTTCATGGGGCTGGGGAGTCTTTTACTCTTCAACGTCGTATGCAACCAAGCACCTTCAGCCGGATGGAATGCTCCCTACGAAATTGCTCTGATCATTCTTTCAGTACTCCTCTTTGCCGCATTCCTTATCTGGGAGAAAGATTACGCCAAAGACCCCATTATGCCGCTTTCCATCTTTCAGGCCCCGACATTTCTCGCTCTGATCTTTGTCGTTTTACTGAGCTACATGGCCTTTGGAATTGGCATATGGTATTCGGTGGCCTGGCAACAGCTTCTACGTGGGGTTTCTCTCACCCAAACAGGACTACACTTCATTCCATTCGGGCTGAGTGCCATCCTTGCCGTGTTTGTTGCAGCATGGCTTATCCCACGTGTTGCGGCGCAATGGATCATGGCCATTGGC GTGTTAGTTACGTTTGCTGGGAACATTCTTTTGGCAACCATGCCTGTCCAACAGACATTTTGGGCACAGTTGTTCCCCGCTATGGTTCTGTATGGCTTCTGTCCAGATCTTGTCTACGTTGCCGCACAAGTGATTGCCAGCAACAGCGTCAGTCGTCGCCAACAAGGCATAGCTAGTAGTCTCATCGGAACACTTAATCTTTACGGCAACAGTCTGGGTCAAGGGTTTGCCGGAACGATTGAGACAGAAGTCGGGATAAATAACGATGATGAGGTGAGAGGCTACAGGGCAGCTTTGTATTTTGCGGCCGGTTTAGCGTTGTTGGGACTGGCTCTCGACATTGTGTTTGTCAGGTTGCCCAAGGACCAACGTGAGGGTTGGGATGACCCgtctgaagaagatgagCAAGGGATTGATGGTGTGACTACAGCCATTGAGGTCGAACGCTCTGTGTAG
- a CDS encoding hypothetical protein (TransMembrane:1 (o235-258i)): MRFPLDFSLMLSRKKRSEPQQGTALPEPQVHDDRTPEQIDTWCKSTSLTKNGDEIMFPNQGDTWHAGETQGFGWTGGIHIDDNQSQTFSLEIRAFGSNDDSQAVQIFANETFHYPSTNWQVWNKECPDTYISYYWKIPKDFKTGDTKFVATLLNTTDPENETTLTSSFFYIDSEPVDVSIEASVATPSTTPAAATTTSIVHNTATAAPTATIEAAASDQTTTVESHGGLSVRQKAGIGAGVGVLGLMLLLAGLLFYYYRKRQNKGISEKGFVTPALGIRTARPRISEGGNSEIQRARVRESEDTPGSPLYRTDTQRNSHRRSIRIVYEPNQDPIGLPADVSMWSPKTSQDELKR; the protein is encoded by the exons ATGCGTTTCCCATTAGACTTCAGCTTGATGCtgtcaagaaagaaaagaagcgaACCACAGCAAGGCACAGCCCTTCCAGAGCCCCAGGTTCACGATGATAGAACACCCGAACAGATCGACACATGGTGCAAATCCACATCCTTGACCAAAAATGGCGACGAGATTATGTTTCCCAACCAGGGTGATACCTGGCACGCAGGAGAAACGCAAGGCTTTGGCTGGACAGGCGGCATTCATATCGACGATAACCAAAGCCAGACCTTTAGCCTGGAGATCAGGGCATTTGGCTCCAATGACGACTCTCAAGCTGTTCAAATATTTG CCAACGAAACCTTCCACTATCCTTCAACCAACTGGCAAGTCTGGAACAAAGAATGCCCAGACACGTATATTTCATACTACTGGAAGATACCCAAAGACTTTAAAACCGGAGACACCAAATTCGTGGCGACGCTTCTCAACACAACTGATCCGGAGAATGAAACCACCTTGACGAGTAGTTTCTTCTACATCGACTCCGAACCCGTTGATGTATCTATAGAGGCCTCTGTAGCAACTCCATCTACGacaccagcagcagccaCCACCACATCAATAGTCCACAACACCGCCACTGCAGCACCAACCGCCACAATTGAAGCGGCAGCCAGCGACCAAACCACAACAGTAGAATCACACGGCGGACTTTCCGTCCGGCAAAAAGCAGGCATTGGCGCAGGCGTTGGTGTTCTAGGCCTCATGCTTCTCCTCGCTGGTCTGCTTTTCTACTATTACAGAAAGCGCCAAAACAAAGGCATATCGGAAAAAGGTTTCGTGACACCAGCTTTGGGAATCAGAACAGCACGACCGCGCATCTCAGAAGGAGGCAATAGCGAGATACAACGTGCGAGAGTGAGGGAGTCAGAAGACACCCCTGGAAGTCCTTTGTATAGGACAGACACACAGCGGAATAGTCATCGACGGAGTATCCGGATAGTATACGAACCAAATCAGGATCCCATCGGGTTGCCGGCCGACGTTTCGATGTGGTCGCCCAAGACTTCGCAGGATGAACTGAAAAGATAA
- a CDS encoding hypothetical protein (TransMembrane:3 (o20-38i116-134o146-166i)), whose protein sequence is MKILTKEEEEAHYAEVLKGGTIGGTLFTGLGLAGVYVASKRYSSFRGLTLPFRAFLVTSTGTFGAIVNAERWSIAYQIAQDPKRTYRDQAARTADLIRENESAYERFKTYAKENRYQIVFASWLASMGIAFAIVSRQPMNTANKVVQARVYAQGLTLVVLLVSAIYEMRDLKNGDSRFQTVRMVDPNDPTKVIEQKVHKEEYEGQDLWKDMVAAEERRLAAKNQVAGH, encoded by the exons ATGAAGATTCTcacaaaagaagaagaagaggctcATTATGCCGAGGTCCTCAAGGGCGGTACCATTGGTGGTACTCTCTTCaccggtcttggtcttgcagGTGTCTACGTCGCTTCAAAGCGTTACTCATCTTTCCGAGGCTTAACTCTCCCCTTCCGAGCCTTCCTCGTCACTTCAACAGGCACATTTGGTGCCATCGTCAATGCGGAGCGATGGAGTATAGCCTATCAGATCGCTCAGGACCCTAAACGCACATACAGGGACCAAGCAGCCCGAACAGCAGATCTTATCCGCGAGAATGAGTCAGCGTACGAGCGTTTCAAGACCTACGCCAAGGAGAACCGTTACCAGATTGTTTTTGCGTCTTGGTTGGCGTCTATGGGTATCGCTTTCGCCATCGTGAGCCGACAACCCATGAACACTGCCAACAAGGTTGTTCAAGCTCGTGTCTATGCTCAGGGCTTGACGCTGGTTGTGTTGTTGGTGTCTGCTATCTATGAGATGAGGGATCTCAAGAACGGTGACAGCAGGTTCCAGACTGTCAGAATGGTCGACCCCAATGATCCTACCAAGGTCATTGAGCAAAAGGTCCACAAGGAAGAATATGAAGGCCAGGACCTCTGGAAGG ACATGGTCGCTGCTGAGGAGCGCAGACTCGCAGCTAAGAATCAGGTTGCCGGACATTAA
- a CDS encoding hypothetical protein (SECRETED:SignalP(1-18)), translating into MKFTTSLFALAAATGAVAAPSSPLDAVSMMAATPMWTIESMQRTCDKPDTTCTWNFKINTGSGAATPCKYVVKASKNASQANGGPAKCGTFTITSGWSGQFGAGNGFTTLSVVSSKKQIVYPSYTDKQLAGGKVVKPDQKYAPASLP; encoded by the coding sequence ATGAAGTTCACCACCTCTCTCTTCGCTCTCGCTGCCGCCACTGGCGCTGTTgctgctccttcttctccccTCGACGCCGTCTCCATGATGGCTGCTACTCCTATGTGGACCATCGAGTCCATGCAGCGAACATGCGATAAGCCTGATACCACCTGCACCTGGAACTTCAAGATCAACACTGGCAGTGGCGCCGCTACTCCCTGCAAGTACGTCGTCAAGGCTTCCAAGAATGCCTCTCAGGCCAACGGCGGCCCTGCCAAGTGCGGCACTTTCACCATCACCTCTGGCTGGAGCGGCCAATTCGGTGCCGGCAACGGTTTCACCACTCTATCTGTTGTCAGCAGCAAGAAGCAGATCGTTTACCCCAGCTACACCGATAAGCAGCTTGCTGGTGGCAAGGTTGTCAAGCCTGACCAGAAGTACGCTCCTGCTTCTCTCCCTTAA
- a CDS encoding hypothetical protein (TransMembrane:7 (o117-138i198-221o233-252i259-277o364-384i425-449o480-502i)) — protein MFDSPETLWNCLTIAAVVAMTEGENAPHSLNKTERTALMDNFNSGPLNEFHKLGTLARYSRCSLQSCSDPRFQGCPPELWEDKFQYVPFNLTSIEDLGRVMGEDYCTNADSGIDFDIAGPGILVAYLMQFTIVLLFALTYKITKTWVRNFSLALLLPFNGPTKAVKTAIRWQKFVTQSKFGIAAGAALVDLQEAQAMFLAIISTAAIIAFSGSTSAGLANISSSLSWATNNLILRGVVSAGMYPLLFIQLILHKTHNRWWYTLFLVILNWVLVLVITQPGVVGIEILEDHVKKTNEVNRCGRNAGPRAYCQTLNLRFKNISVDLSDDDLLASGTLSGLGSNISTDGLDSNIENPYLSKNNVESYFKIHSSIQAPIHIIMVFLILDWMSAMLKAQWSEPGTWLYSRTRFLIQISPSRVQRFLKGRYFWLLTEGLWVSMEVLSIVMGVIGVSEFQDFLQVLQDGKEGDKSDIHISNWSFGQLVAACVWFPTILKFLCLNFAGVLPSLQKRVGDMIEVTYRTRDERPDSDVALETLVPSGSIERSRTDVGEIKFRNHDGLERERIRKGQTSTLGIQKCPRVVGTFHFS, from the exons ATGTTTGATTCACCCGAAACGCTCTGGAATTGCCTTACCATTGCAGCTGTCGTTGCAATGACGGAGGGTGAGAATGCACCTCACAGCCTGAATAAGACTGAAAGGACGGCTCTTATGGACAACTTCAATTCTGGCCCTTTGAATGAGTTCCATAAGCTGGGGACGCTTGCGAGATATAGTCGTTGCTCTCTTCAGTCCTGCTCCGATCCAAGGTTTCAAGGATGTCCGCCCGAGCTATGGGAAGACAAATTCCAATACGTTCCTTTTAACCTTACGAGCATAGAAGACCTTGGACGGGTAATGGGAGAAGATTATTGTACCAACGCCGACTCAGGTATCGACTTTGATATTGCAGGACCTGGG ATTCTTGTGGCGTACCTGATGCAATTCACCATAGTTCTCTTATTTGCCCTGACGTACAAGATCACAAAGACTTGGGTTCGGAACTTCTCTCTTGCACTGTTGTTACCATTCAATGGGCCAACAAAGGCTGTGAAAACTGCAATACGGTGGCAGAAATTCGTTACACAAAGTAAGTTCGGTATCGCAGCAGGAGCGGCTCTTGTCGATCTTCAGGAAGCGCAAGCGATGTTTCTGGCCATCATATCAACAGCTGCCATTATTGCATTCTCTGGTTCTACCTCAGCTGGACTTGCAAATATCAGTTCGTCACTATCGTGGGCAACCAACAACCTCATACTACGTGGTGTTGTATCAGCTGGCATGTACCCGCTGCTTTTTATCCAACTCATACTTCACAAGACACATAATCGTTGGTGGTACACTCTCTTCCTAGTTATCCTCAATTGGGTTTTGGTCCTAGTCATCACGCAACCGGGTGTTGTTGGTATCGAGATTCTGGAGGACCACGTCAAGAAGACTAATGAGGTCAATCGCTGTGGGAGGAATGCAGGGCCGAGAGCTTACTGTCAAACTCTGAACTTACGTTTCAAAAATATCTCTGTCGATCTTTCCGACGACGACCTTCTTGCATCCGGAACCTTGTCTGGCTTGGGCTCCAATATCTCAACTGACGGTCTTGACTCCAACATTGAAAACCCTTACTTATCGAAGAACAATGTGGAGAGCTATTTCAAAATTCATTCTAGCATCCAAGCACCTATACACATCATCATGGTATTTCTGATCCTGGACTGGATGAGTGCGATGCTAAAAGCACAGTGGTCTGAGCCAGGTACATGGCTATATAGCAGGACCAGGTTCTTGATACAAATTTCACCTTCACGGGTACAAAGGTTCCTCAAAGGACGGTATTTTTGGCTGTTAACCGAAGGCTTGTGGGTTTCTATGGAAGTCCTCTCTATAGTGATGGGTGTCATCGGAGTCAGCGAATTCCAAGACTTCCTACAAGTGCTGCAGGATGGAAAGGAAGGCGACAAGAGCGATATACATATATCAAACTGGAGCTTTGGGCAACTGGTTGCGGCTTGTGTCTGGTTTCCTACGATACTGAAGTTTCTTTGTCTTAATTTTG CCGGTGTTCTACCAAGCTTGCAGAAGCGGGTGGGTGACATGATCGAAGTCACATATCGTACGAGAGATGAGCGGCCTGATAGTGATGTCGCTTTGGAGACTCTCGTCCCTTCTGGGTCGATTGAGAGAAGCCGCACTGATG TTGGTGAGATCAAGTTTCGAAATCACGATGGGCTGGAACGAGAACGTATCCGAAAAGGCCAGACATCTACCCTTGGAATCCAAAAGTGCCCTCGTGTTGTGGGCACGTTCCACTTCTCTTAA